tgttttttaatcggTGTTTATTGGAGATCATTTCTAGCTATCAAAatagatttcttaaaattagatttattagaAGATCATGTTTTGCCGATTATCTTTGAtttccttggattttttttgttattttaaatttcataatatattttttatattttaggatAGTTTTTTTAGCCTATTAAAAGGCAAGATTTATTTACTTTatctgcagaaaaaaaaaaaaaaaaactagaatcgAAACTTGCGACCCTCTTCACCTTTTTAtggatgtcttttttttttttttaaaaaaaaaaaaaacttaagaaaaagGGGTCGAAAGGACAGAAACACACATCCAATCAAGCGTCCATCAAAAGTCCAAGGGAGAGAGTAGAATCCACGCATCCAATCAATTAAATACACACAACAGTATGGGCAATCCAAGGCAGTGCGGTGCTCATGCAAGAAACAGTATGGTAGCAGCTTTCAGAGGCAAAGCCTTGCTGTATACATTTTACACATGAACTTGGAACCCTAACCTCAACTTTTGTCACCCATGTACAGCAAGCACTCTTTTAAGCCAGCCAGCCAGCCGGCCAGCCCCATGTGAATATAACCCGTATCACTAGCTAGCTAGCCAGCCACCTGTACCCTTTCGGACAACAGCCATCAGACTTTTAACAGTCTCGGCAGGGACTCCCTTTCACTTCACTGCCTCACGCTCAGCTTTAGTCACTGCTCCGGAGAATGatacatattgttttttaaatcaaaacaatatttaattcttttcaaaaaGACAATTAAACCGCAATGCCAAACTTGCCTGTGACTAGCCTTGCCGTCCAAGCCAAAGCCAAAGCATCGGGtacccttttatatatatacaatgtaTCCTCCACATAACTATCAGCACAATCCACCTCTTTCTTCGCTCTTGTGTTTTTGGTCActtgaaagaaagagagagaggtacTGGTTCAAAGATGGGTGTTATTGGGTTTTGTGTTGATTCAAATAGGGTGGTTTTGTGTGGTAAGAGGAAGCTAAGGAGCTTGTTTTGGAGGGTTAGAGCGGAGATAAGGAGACAAGTGAAGAGCAGCAAGTCCAAGCAAAGGCTTAGCTTCAATTACGATCCCTTCAGCTATGCTCTCAACTTTGATGATGGCAACTTTGGTTTCTTCTGCTGATCGTGAAGTTTTCAACTCTCAACAACATAATGACAGTAGATGAGGCACAAGCGGTAGTATCTGCACTACTTTTAGCAAGAGAAGTTACTTATCAAGCAAAAGGATAtgcttttcctttgtttttcctCTTGATTCTAACTCCTTGCTATTCGAAGTCTAGTTCTAGGtcaagttttaatatttagtgGAGAGATCAGTGTATGTAATTTTGAAATTAGAACCCAACTTCCAATGGTTGCTGCTCTAgcttatatatacatatacacgATCTTTCAAAACATCATATGTTCAGATCTTGATCTCTTTCTCTTAACAATTCATCAATGGATCAAGGTGGAAGCACGAAAAAGTTGATCTTTGTGTCATTAATCTTGGGATCCCACTTCAAAAAACTGAAAGAAGTAAAGAGAGAGTACAGAGTGAGGTATAGATCCTATTCTTTTCTGGTGCAGTGGTTGCTTTCAGTACTGTTAATGCCAAACCGGTTGTGCTCTCAGTATCCTATATGCGCAGATCTACATGGTATAAGTCTCGGTTTAAGCCAAGAACTCAATGGCTTGTCATTTTATACACCAGTGATTTGTGGATTCTCtgcttgatttgattaaattcACCATCCATTTCTTCTAAACTGCATGGCTAGTAGGACATGGTTGAATTGTCTCTATCCTCCTCCTGCACCACTTCCAGGCAAAAACAAAATGTATGGCAGCTTGGCTTGAATCATCTGTCAGCATCTTCTACTTGTTTTGTTACCCAGTGCCATCCATTATCATTCTTTCTGATCTCCTTGCTTGCAGTAATTTTGTGTTGCACCATGCTGCCCAACGAACTTGAAAGGTCATTATTGTTTTGTACAGTCGGAATTTTGTCGTTTTTATGCATAGGCTACCGGTGGAAATGGGAAATTTGCTCCCGTTTTGATTTATTGGTTCTCGAGTTTGAAGAGTGTGGACCATGCTGGAAACGTAGAGCCTCTTTTATGACTTGAATTCTTACATTAGTCAATGTAGCAAGTATGAAGAGAGCAAACACAATGCATGCCAGCTTGCCTTGAATTGGGTATTGTTGGTTTTTCATAaggtattattattatattacgcAAGAGTTCCCGGGAACTGGATGGTGATGATGCGTTGCggttaaaattgtattttttttaaaaatttatttatttattttttataaatatttttagattattttaacatgtgctcattttaaaataattctaaataaaaaaacattttaacccGTAACAATTATCATTACATCATCCATCCATGTCCTTTGAACCCACATTATCACACAAGCTATTATATGGAATTTGTCCTCCTGCTCCGCTGGAGGCCGCCCTCTGACAAAAGAAATGCATGCGAAGGCTTGGACCATtcgatcatcatcatcacagcAATGGCCCATTTCGCCACCGAGTCTGAGCCCCACCACCGTATATGATATCAACTTATTTGCGGCTCAGACCAGTCCTAACTCTCACTTGGTGTGTGTCTAGGCATCAACAGAACCTTGTATCTTGGTTCCAGTGGTTTAAATAGTTCACCGTTCAATGTTCTGGTTTTtatcctttctttctttacccATTTCCCCTCCTATTTTACAGAAAATTAAGAAACGAAGtactttgaaaaagaaaatgaagctgATGTATTATAGAGGATTTGTGTTCTTGAGAAGTATGCATGGAGGTGATTCAATTCTAGTTGATGCTCAAACTTGCTTGAAAATTCTCTTGATGGTCGGTCGAGTAAAAACATAGGCATGAAATGATAGTTATCCAGGCCATGAGGACTGACCAATTATATGCTTAAACTACAGGGACCCGAtcataattaattacttttaagtTATATAACTCTCTAGCTTTAGGGGTTCCGAAGACCCGCGCGCAAGTtccttgaagagagagagaaatctaGACCGTCGGTATAAAAACCTGAGAAAACTCCAAGGGTGGATATGTGTTGCCAAGTCATGGATCCACgtcaaaaaatcatttccctCACACATCAAAAACCGAAAGCAACCAATCGGCGCCATTTTTAGACCGCCAAAGCTGGAATTtccctctcttttattttcaattcccCCCTTAAAAAACACAGCGAAGCCCATTTCTTCTTATTCTCAAAAGAGTCAaaacgaaaaaataaaaagcatcgCTCAAAGAGAAgaattaaggaaaaaacaaatttctcaCGAGttagaagaagaagtagaagaagaagaaatggcaAGGAAGAGAGTGGAGGCTGAGTCTACAGATGGGTCTGTTGATGCCAATACTACCACATCACTTGTTCGTGCGAAAGATGGGAGTGCTTTTGCTAAATGGTATTTTCTTGCTTTCCCATTTTCCCCcacctttttttatgttaatcatCCTGAGTTTTTCTTATCTTTGTCTGGAGGTTTTAAAGACATGTAGCTTTTTTAGGCAAATTCTGTTTCTGGGGTTTTTTCTTAATCTAATTCCGTGTCACTGACTTGGTTCTGGGGTTTAAAATTATGGGTTCTCTGAATTTCCGAAAAAATGGAGAAACCCAGTCACAGagtaataaattaatgaaataattggcgggttctgttttttgaattgatttgatgAGAGGAATTGGATTGAAATGTGAAATAAATTTATGCAGTGAGGAGTGCAAGAAGGATGTACCAGTGGCTCTTATAAGTTTCCACAGCTGTAGCCTTGATGCTAAGATCAAGATGAATTTGGGTTGGTTCGGTACCATCGTCTTGGTGTAATTAAACAATTAGTTCTATCACTTGGTAGTAGGTCAATTACTAAATGGGTTTCTATTACTTTTTATGATTTAGAGGCTCAAGTTGTTGAAAAGCCAACTGAAGCTAAGCAGAAACCAGCTGAGAGGTACTACTCGTTTCTTGTACTAGCTTATTTATTGGCTAAttatttgttataatttggTTATTATGAATTTACGATTtggtttgtgattttatttttccttttgtagGAAGAAAGGAAGTTCAACTGAGCCAAAATTGAAGaaagctaaaaaagaaaagaagggcaGGGATCCAAATGCACCGAAACGCCCTCCCACTGCATTCTTTCTCTTTATGTAAGGCTCTCTGCTGCTTGTTTGTGTGATGCAATATAATGTTGtgataatttgtgtttaattgggGATGTTTGCATTGACGTGTTTCATTGTTTAATAATTAGGGATGACTTTAGGAAGGAATACAAGGAAGCGAACCCGGACTCTAAGGATGTTAAGATGGTAAATTAAATGTAGTGTTGCATGTCTTTTTCAGGTTTGTTTTGTGGGTTGGGTTTACTAATGCTAAGGCTGTGTTTAACAAAATTCAGGTTGCGAAGGAAGGTGGTGTGAGATGGAAGTCAATGACCGATGAAGTGAGTGTTGATTTAACACATTGTTATAATCATTTGTGTACACACTTAATAGCTATTGAatggtttgtaattgttttgttttaacttgaatttatttCAGGAGAAGAAGCAATATGTGGATAAGGCTGCTGAGCTCAAGGCAGAGTATGACAAGGCATTGGAGAGTGACAACGCTGAAAATGAAGATGTGGGTTCGCAATCATTTctgaatttattgatttattgtcAATGTTATGGATTTAATACTATAAGTTGTTTGTTTCGTTTGTTTTTATTCAGGACAAAGGGGTTTCTTCAGAGAAGGAAGTAGCTGATCATGAACTGTGAGATGAAAAAGGAGGAAATTTGAAAGTGTTTATTTTGTAGTTCTGTTTTCTGGTAGTGAGTCTGCCTAGTTGCCTTGTAAATTTTGGATCTCCTTTAGTTAACTGGTATGGAGTTTGTTTAGAGCAATGCAATCTTGGTGTCTTTAAGCATGAGTTGCAGTTTCTTTAGATTCTTCGATGCAGCTTCTTATCTTTTGAGCCATTAATGTGGCTGAGCTCTTAACTTCTTTCTTTAATGGTGATTGATGGAGCCCCTTCATAACTTTAATATGAGATATGAATTGCTGTTGCTGAGATTTGGATGTTCAATTCGATTCTACCATGGCCTGTCAGATGAGATGTGCCAAATAGCAgtttttataactataattataacatGGTCAATGCCAATCTTGAGTTTCCAATTCTGCAGACAAGTTGTATTTTCATGCATGCTTGTAGATGGATGGTAAATTGCAAATATGGAGTGAAAATGGCTATAAATAATGGGATTTTATTTCTTCAGTGACATGATATGTATCACTAAACATGGCTACAGGAATTTTaagcaaaagaacaaaaaatgaaCTATAACTGTTGCAGAAAACATAAACTGTCATCCTTGCCACTCAGGTGACAATGCTCATTTGATATTGAGCTTGTATCCTTGGTAATTGAGTCAGCATCAGACTGGCCCATTTCTCCTTATTTTTCACTTCTTTGTCCTACAAAGTGGCAGAGGCTTGCCACATAAGCATAGATTGTGAGCATAAGCACCTGCAGGGAAGATATTATAAGGTCTACCTTGTGGGATCTCTCCACAAAGCCTGTTGGCCCTGAAGTTTGCATGTCTCAGATTTGCAATCCCCAACAAGCTGGTTGGGATTTTCCCCGTGAGTCTGTTGATAGAAAGGTCAAGCCATTGAAGATTCGACAAGAGCCCCAAGGTAGTTGGAATGGTGCCTGTTATCTGGTTCCTTGAAATATCCATCCTCTCCAGTTCTTTCAGGTTTGAGATTGAACCAGGGAACTGACCTGCAATCTTATTGCTTCCTATGTTTAGAACCTTCAAGCTCAATCCTTCAATGAATTCTGGCATTGTGCCTGAAATTTGGTTCCCCGATACATCTAAAACCTCCAAAAAGCTGCTTGTCCTGTTATTTAAGATCCTTGAGAGAAACCCACTGAGCTGATTTGATTGGATCTCGATTGAAGAAATTCCATCTGGCAATTTCATGTCGAGAAGGTCGAACTTCAAGTGGTTGTTTGACAGCTTGAGCTTTTGCAAATTAGACATGTTGGTGAAGAAACCAGCAATGCCATCTACGAGGAAGTTATCAGATAGGTCTAAAGAGCTCAAAGAATCTGGTCTTGTAAATTTTGGAAGGTTTCCTCCAAGTTTACAGCCAGCTAGATGAACATCTGAAAGTTGTCTATCTTTGATCCAACCAGGAACTGTGCCTAAACTGAGGTGGTTGTAGGACAGGTCTATTGACAACAGAGAAGGAAGACCTCTGCCTTGAATAGCTGGAAGGGGATCCGAGAGCCCATTTCTGGACAAGTTAAGGTACCAAAGGTTCTGTAAGCTTGAAATGGATGCAGGAATTTGACCTGTAAGCCTATTAGAACTCAAAGACAGATGAGTAAGAGATTTTAGGCCCGCAATTTGGCTTGGGATTCTTCCTGTCAGCTGGTTATGATCCAGGGACAAGTCCTGAAGTTTGACCAGGCTGAACAGTGAAGGTGGTAAGAGCCCAGACAATTGGTTATTGGACAGGTCAATGAAGGTGAGGTTTTGAAAGTGCCCCAGAATATCTGGAATCAACCCAGACAACAAATTGAAACTCAAATCAAGAGATTGCAAACTAAGGAAATTTTGGAAAGTGGTTGGGATAGGACCTGATAACAAATTTCTCGCTAAACTCAACTGCTGGAGCTTTTTAAAATTCCCTAGGCTTGGAGGAATCTGCCCTCTCAAACGGTTTCCATTCAATGAGAGGATATTGAGCAAGGGCAAGCGGCCTAAACCAGGAGGAATGTTCCCTTCAAGAGAATTATCCTCGAGGACCAATTGTGTGAGATGGGTCAAAGTAGAGAAGCTTTCAGGAATAGGACCTGCAATATGCTTCATACCACTTATCACCATCACCTCTAAGGATGCCAAACTGCCAAGAGAAGGTGACAAAGTGCCCCTCATGTAAATGCCACTGTCCCTCGCAGGTCCCTGCAACACCAAATCAGTAACCCTACCTGTAGCAGGGTTGCATTGAACACCCTCCCAATCCCCTCCGCAACAATCCTTCCCTATCCATGAAGAGAGAATATCTGTAGTATCCTTCAAGATTCTTGCTTTGAAGCCGAGAAGAGCTACCCGGTCCGCCTCTGCGCAAACTGAGGTCTGCAGCGGGGTTATTGTTTGAGCAAGTGACAGTGGTGAAGCTAGAAAGAAGGATAGCAGGAAAAGCTTAGAAACCCATCTTAGAATCTGCATTTTGGGAAGTGGGTCTTGATCAGATCAGAGAGAGAGGTCTTAGAATATATGGATTTTTGATCTGACAAGAAGAACTTTGAATGGGAAAAAGCTAATACACTCTGAGCACAAATAAAGTAGGAAAAGGGTGTAAAGCAGACCTCTGTGGTTTATTCTATTCCATTTCTTCACGTAGACAGGAAGGTATAATGATGATAAACATGATTCTTAAGAGagatttcaagaaatataattgTGGTTTCAACCGAGGGCTGCAAGAAACTGAACCATGTCTCTTATATTTATAGCAGTACCAtaataaagaaggaaagaaaaaaaaaaccctaggaCATACcttcttatgttgttttttactGAATTTTTGATGAGTTTAAAGAGATTCACATGGAGAATTGTGACCGTTGATAGATGTATCACGAGGATCCTATATGTTATTTGAACGTTGGAGCGCACTTCATTCAAATTTACTTCATTTCCACCCtgtttcaaatcaaatcaaatcaaatcattttgtttttgtttttgttt
This Populus alba chromosome 7, ASM523922v2, whole genome shotgun sequence DNA region includes the following protein-coding sequences:
- the LOC118050546 gene encoding high mobility group B protein 7 gives rise to the protein MARKRVEAESTDGSVDANTTTSLVRAKDGSAFAKCEECKKDVPVALISFHSCSLDAKIKMNLEAQVVEKPTEAKQKPAERKKGSSTEPKLKKAKKEKKGRDPNAPKRPPTAFFLFMDDFRKEYKEANPDSKDVKMVAKEGGVRWKSMTDEEKKQYVDKAAELKAEYDKALESDNAENEDDKGVSSEKEVADHEL
- the LOC118050545 gene encoding uncharacterized protein, with amino-acid sequence MQILRWVSKLFLLSFFLASPLSLAQTITPLQTSVCAEADRVALLGFKARILKDTTDILSSWIGKDCCGGDWEGVQCNPATGRVTDLVLQGPARDSGIYMRGTLSPSLGSLASLEVMVISGMKHIAGPIPESFSTLTHLTQLVLEDNSLEGNIPPGLGRLPLLNILSLNGNRLRGQIPPSLGNFKKLQQLSLARNLLSGPIPTTFQNFLSLQSLDLSFNLLSGLIPDILGHFQNLTFIDLSNNQLSGLLPPSLFSLVKLQDLSLDHNQLTGRIPSQIAGLKSLTHLSLSSNRLTGQIPASISSLQNLWYLNLSRNGLSDPLPAIQGRGLPSLLSIDLSYNHLSLGTVPGWIKDRQLSDVHLAGCKLGGNLPKFTRPDSLSSLDLSDNFLVDGIAGFFTNMSNLQKLKLSNNHLKFDLLDMKLPDGISSIEIQSNQLSGFLSRILNNRTSSFLEVLDVSGNQISGTMPEFIEGLSLKVLNIGSNKIAGQFPGSISNLKELERMDISRNQITGTIPTTLGLLSNLQWLDLSINRLTGKIPTSLLGIANLRHANFRANRLCGEIPQGRPYNIFPAGAYAHNLCLCGKPLPLCRTKK